A genome region from Natronolimnobius baerhuensis includes the following:
- a CDS encoding PIN domain-containing protein, translating into MKVLDANFLIDYLKGDEAVKEFYEANGDESEQWVVPVPAYAEVLVGEGNLPAGDVEGARADLAWTEKHAVDEHTAVLAGEIADEIGPEGPFLDGVDAIVAAVGRELDAPVVSTDGDLTHDETKKVVDTEDYRN; encoded by the coding sequence ATGAAGGTTCTCGACGCGAATTTTCTTATCGACTACCTCAAAGGCGATGAGGCGGTCAAAGAGTTTTACGAAGCTAACGGCGACGAGTCCGAACAGTGGGTTGTTCCTGTTCCAGCGTACGCCGAGGTATTAGTTGGTGAGGGGAATCTCCCAGCTGGGGATGTCGAAGGTGCTCGCGCAGATCTCGCGTGGACCGAAAAGCACGCAGTTGACGAACACACGGCCGTTCTCGCTGGAGAGATCGCTGACGAGATCGGGCCAGAGGGACCGTTCCTTGACGGTGTCGACGCGATTGTGGCAGCGGTCGGCCGAGAATTGGATGCACCAGTCGTCTCAACAGATGGCGACCTCACCCACGACGAAACGAAGAAAGTCGTCGATACCGAGGATTACCGCAACTGA
- a CDS encoding antitoxin VapB family protein, whose product MATADEQIRVSDRVKRILDRRRHEGESYNDVLERVLDEDNEGDFYDGFGRWSDDQAERVREQREQAKEKRKARMRRLAGDAGEDADA is encoded by the coding sequence ATGGCAACCGCCGATGAACAGATCCGAGTCAGCGATCGAGTGAAGCGCATCCTTGATCGACGCCGTCACGAGGGAGAGTCCTATAACGACGTTCTCGAGCGTGTCCTCGACGAAGACAATGAGGGTGACTTCTACGATGGTTTTGGCCGGTGGTCAGATGACCAGGCCGAGCGCGTTCGCGAGCAGCGAGAACAGGCAAAGGAGAAGCGGAAAGCGCGAATGCGACGACTGGCCGGCGATGCGGGTGAGGACGCGGACGCATGA
- a CDS encoding endo-1,4-beta-xylanase, with product MSSDKTLRELADENGVTIGAGVPARSFRQYPDDPTLAQTLKREFNAVTTANALKMGPLRPEPKVYDFDDADAIVNFGVENDMTVRGHTLLWHKQTPEWFLAWDYTDDQLEAFVRDHIHTVAGRYHDKVDVWDVVNEAVADDGSMRETMWYEAMGEEYLDKAFEWANDVAPDADLYYNDYEIASDNDKADAVYDLLERLLERGVPIDGVGIQMHSLPSYQHTREDPEAVGANIRRFKDLGLDVQVTEMDVAYGPDEEFDDRLEHQAQYYRDVLEACLDNGCNTLVTWGVHDAGTWLQNRYDVTADPLLFDENFNPKPAYYAIQDLLENRS from the coding sequence ATGTCCAGTGACAAGACACTCCGCGAACTGGCCGACGAGAACGGCGTGACGATTGGGGCAGGCGTTCCCGCTCGATCATTCAGACAGTATCCTGACGATCCGACACTCGCACAGACGCTCAAGCGAGAGTTCAACGCGGTTACGACAGCGAACGCGCTGAAGATGGGGCCGTTGCGCCCCGAACCCAAGGTCTACGATTTCGATGACGCCGACGCGATCGTGAACTTCGGCGTCGAGAACGACATGACCGTCCGGGGACACACGTTGCTCTGGCACAAGCAAACCCCGGAGTGGTTCCTCGCCTGGGACTACACCGACGACCAGTTAGAGGCGTTCGTCCGGGATCATATTCACACGGTGGCCGGCCGGTATCACGACAAGGTGGACGTCTGGGACGTCGTGAACGAAGCGGTGGCCGATGACGGGTCGATGCGCGAGACGATGTGGTACGAGGCAATGGGTGAGGAGTATCTCGACAAGGCCTTCGAGTGGGCAAACGACGTCGCGCCGGACGCCGATCTCTACTACAATGACTACGAGATCGCGTCAGACAACGACAAGGCCGACGCCGTCTACGACCTCCTGGAACGTCTGCTCGAGCGTGGTGTGCCGATCGACGGCGTTGGGATCCAGATGCACTCCCTTCCGTCGTATCAACACACTCGAGAAGATCCCGAAGCGGTCGGCGCAAACATCCGTCGTTTCAAAGACCTCGGCTTGGACGTCCAGGTCACCGAGATGGACGTCGCGTACGGTCCCGACGAGGAGTTCGACGATCGCCTCGAACACCAGGCACAGTACTATCGGGATGTCCTCGAGGCGTGTCTCGACAACGGCTGTAACACGCTCGTCACGTGGGGCGTCCACGACGCGGGTACTTGGCTTCAGAATCGCTACGACGTGACGGCCGACCCACTGCTCTTCGACGAAAACTTCAATCCTAAGCCCGCGTACTACGCGATCCAAGACCTCCTAGAGAACCGGAGTTGA
- a CDS encoding Cdc6/Cdc18 family protein: MLEQRTQAGIEPGVVSQDNLEYIARRVDGDARQAISLLYHSVRNLQFGDRVELTEAAINDAEPDATRHIVRSRLLSLSRDQRIALECLGENGPSTSGELYVCYRDRVDDPCTKPTVRGWMPKFGGYELVVNKGPSHAPRYRVCEQVLEELDYKPI, translated from the coding sequence ATTCTCGAGCAGCGCACACAGGCCGGAATCGAACCGGGTGTGGTCTCACAGGATAACCTCGAGTATATCGCCCGGCGCGTGGATGGGGATGCGCGGCAGGCAATCTCGCTGTTGTATCACAGTGTTCGGAACCTCCAATTTGGCGACCGGGTGGAACTCACCGAAGCGGCGATCAACGATGCCGAACCCGATGCAACCCGCCATATCGTTCGGTCGCGTCTCTTGTCGCTGTCGCGCGACCAACGCATTGCGCTTGAGTGTCTAGGAGAAAACGGGCCGTCAACGAGCGGTGAGTTGTATGTGTGCTACCGCGACCGGGTTGACGATCCGTGTACGAAACCCACTGTTCGGGGCTGGATGCCGAAATTCGGGGGGTATGAGTTAGTCGTCAACAAAGGGCCGTCGCACGCGCCGCGTTATCGCGTGTGTGAGCAGGTACTCGAGGAATTGGACTACAAACCAATATGA